The Anopheles coluzzii chromosome 2, AcolN3, whole genome shotgun sequence genome window below encodes:
- the LOC120951105 gene encoding acyl-CoA Delta-9 desaturase produces MADHNENFAPSAEHLKAQQPSGDGATKPDQPPQPTETASVSSSSRDTKREASWPSVLFYIHLNILGVYGIFVLFSHTSLITCVFTFLLTLFGILGVTAGAHRLWAHRTYEATALLRFTLMICQTLAGQGSIYDWVRMHRLHHEKFRTVDDPYYSDKDFMHAQVFANIRKLSPRQEQLLAAVDMSDLEADGIVMFQRRFYWAMYLVLFVLLPINAPLEYWGDTVQAAIFVAFSLRYLVVLNVAWLINSAHFVWGLDKNHKQSDSNMVFLVTKSYWPQYHYLLPFDYQSGEFGNYGSGCTTAFIRIFAAIGQATKLQTITTEAVKRGLTMAVDSGRPIVECLKQAGAEEMCNLKREHYLETERLH; encoded by the exons ATGGCCGATCATAATGAAAACTTTGCCCCGAGTGCGGAGCACCTGAAAGCGCAGCAGCCGAGCGGTGACGGGGCGACGAAACCGGACCAACCGCCCCAGCCCACCGAAACAGCCAGTGTCAGTTCCTCCTCGAGGGATACGAAGCGAGAGGCCAGCTGGCCGTCGGTGCTGTTCTACATCCATCTCAACATTCTCGGCGTGTACGgaattttcgttttattttctcacACCTCACTGATAACGTGTGTCTTCA CATTCTTGCTCACATTGTTCGGCATCTTGGGCGTTACGGCCGGGGCCCACCGTCTATGGGCGCATAGGACGTACGAGGCCACGGCCCTGCTGCGCTTCACGCTGATGATCTGCCAAACACTTGCCGGACAG GGCTCGATCTACGACTGGGTGCGCATGCACCGGCTGCACCACGAAAAGTTCCGCACCGTCGACGATCCGTACTACAGCGACAAGGACTTTATGCACGCGCAGGTATTCGCCAACATACGCAAGCTAAGCCCGCGGCAGGAGCAGCTGCTGGCCGCCGTTGACATGAGCGATCTCGAGGCGGACGGCATTGTGATGTTCCAGCGCCGCTTCTACTGGGCGATGTATCTGGTGCTGTTCGTGCTGCTGCCGATCAATGCCCCGCTCGAGTACTGGGGCGACACCGTGCAGGCGGCCATCTTTGTCGCGTTCTCGCTCCGCTACCTGGTCGTGCTGAACGTGGCCTGGCTCATCAATTCGGCTCACTTTGTCTGGGGTCTAGACAAAAACCACAAGCAGTCGGACTCGAATATGGTGTTCTTGGTGACGAAGAGCTACTGGCCGCAGTACCACTACCTGCTACCGTTCGACTACCAGAGCGGCGAGTTCGGCAACTACG GATCGGGCTGCACCACCGCATTCATTCGCATCTTCGCCGCGATCGGGCAGGCGACCAAGCTGCAAACCATCACGACGGAGGCAGTGAAGCGGGGGCTCACGATGGCGGTGGACAGTGGCAGACCGATCGTGGAGTGTCTGAAGCAGGCGGGAGCCGAGGAGATGTGCAATCTGAAGCGCGAACACTACCTCGAAACGGAGCGACTGCACTAG
- the LOC120950344 gene encoding acyl-CoA Delta-9 desaturase, translated as MAPNVSDSDRAAGTVWQRAKGRPQDTINDQNNNDACQSGSSSNHCDQGASVPPTPFRARIRWPDLFAQLFVHGGFLIGLYYLVTFQAKFYTYLWTLGLVWATGIGITAGAHRLWSHKSYKARWPLRLLLMFLFTICGQRDAYTWAHDHRVHHKYSETDADPHNAKRGFFFAHVGWVFLTPHPEVVAKRKAIDMSDLEADPIVMLQRRYYLPLFALLVIGLPVLVPWYWWGEQLAVAFWVCFTFRFTTTLNIAFFVNSVAHMFGNKPYDRSISPVENLAVAIAAMGEGWHNYHHVFPWDYKTSELGSYLFNVTTGFIDCFARLGWAYDRKSVPPEVVARRAAKCGDGTRFLSDEYAHQDAVWGYGDQDIPKEDVDAIVRTQC; from the exons atggcaCCCAACGTGTCGGACAGCGACCGGGCCGCGGGAACAGTTTGGCAAAGGGCAAAGGGACGACCGCAGGACACAATCAAcgaccaaaacaacaacgatgCCTGTCAAAGCGGCAGTAGCAGTAATCACTGTGATCAGGGTGCGAGCGTACCACCAACACCGTTCCGGGCCCGCATTCGGTGGCCCGACCTGTTCGCCCAGCTGTTCGTGCACGGTGGCTTTCTGATTGGGCTCTACTATTTGGTCACATTCCAGGCCAAGTTCTACACCTACCTATGGA cCCTAGGATTGGTGTGGGCCACCGGCATCGGCATTACGGCCGGTGCTCATCGACTTTGGTCGCACAAATCGTACAAAGCGCGCTGGCCGCTACGACTGCTATTGATGTTCCTATTTACGATTTGCGGACAG CGCGATGCGTACACGTGGGCCCACGACCATCGCGTGCACCACAAGTACTCGGAGACGGATGCCGATCCGCACAACGCCAAGCGGGGCTTCTTCTTCGCCCACGTCGGCTGGGTGTTTCTAACGCCCCACCCGGAGGTGGTGGCGAAGCGGAAAGCCATCGACATGAGCGATCTCGAGGCGGACCCGATCGTGATGCTGCAGCGGCGCTACTACCTTCCCCTGTTTGCGCTGCTCGTCATCGGGCTGCCGGTGCTGGTGCCCTGGTACTGGTGGGGCGAGCAGCTGGCCGTCGCGTTCTGGGTGTGCTTCACGTTCCGCTTCACCACCACGCTCAACATCGCGTTCTTCGTCAACAGTGTGGCGCACATGTTCGGCAACAAACCGTACGACCGGAGCATCAGCCCGGTGGAAAACCTGGCCGTGGCGATCGCGGCGATGGGCGAGGGCTGGCACAACTATCACCACGTGTTCCCGTGGGACTACAAAACCAGCGAGCTCGGCAGCTACCTGTTCAACGTGACGACCGGCTTCATTGACTGCTTTGCCCGGCTCGGCTGGGCCTACGATC GTAAATCCGTGCCGCCGGAAGTGGTGGCCCGCCGGGCGGCCAAGTGTGGCGATGGGACGCGCTTTCTTAGCGACGAGTACGCCCATCAGGATGCGGTGTGGGGGTACGGCGATCAGGACATACCAAAGGAAGATGTGGACGCTATCGTAAGGACACAGTGCTGA